In Fodinibius saliphilus, the sequence AATTGAGGTTCATAGCTATTCCGTTAAGGTTTAGTAAGCGTTAAATATTAATTAGTCATACAAAAAGACTCAATCCACTACGCTATTTAGGTAGATTATTAAGCATTTCAAACATACGATTGATTTCTGTTCGCTGATCCACTTGAATATCAGAAGCAAGGCGGAATGCGGCTTCGTCTTGAGCAGCACCGTCGGTCGCAAAAAGGTTTTCAACCATAGAAACAGCGCCGGCATGATGTTCAATCATATAGGTAAGAAAAAGTCTGTCGAACTCATCATCTTTGGCTTCTGCCAGCTCTTGGATCTGTTTCTGTGTAAGTACACCTTTCATCTTACGATATTTAGTATATGGTTCACCATTTATAGTCACCGTTAGGTCAAGGCTGTCAATTTGTATTTTAGGCACTGGTTGGTTCCGGTCCCGAAGCCATTGTTGCATCGTTTTAATTTCATCCTTTTGTGCATTGATGATGCGTAAGGTCAGTGTTTCAATTTGTGGGCTGGCACCATTTTGGGGAGCAAGACGTGACATGACAAGAGCCTGAGCGTGATGAGCAATCATACCTGTCATAAATTTCACATCGGCGTTGGTAAAGGAATTGCGCGAATCTTCAATACGCTGCCAGTAAAGGTCCTCAAGTTCAGCTTCTGAATTGGGTTTGTTTGGTTGTTTTGAAGTGGTATCGGTACTCTTGCAGGCAACGGTTCCCATTAGTAACAGTGCGGTAATAAAAAACTTGATAGGGGAAAATAGTTGTTCGATTTTTTGCTGTCCCACGGTATTAATAAACAGTTAAAACGTTAAGTGATATATAATAAATGCTTTCTCGTTGAGAGTATAAATGCTAAATGTCACAAAAACTAATGGTAATAATTAGCCTTTTTTGATAGTAGTAAAAATATGTTAATCTCGGGTAATTTTTTCATTGCTCGGCGGTATGCGTAAAAGGTGTGCCAGAGTTTCTAAAAAACAGAAAGAGACATAATTTTGAATTTTTATATTTTAATGATTATTGTGTGAGCGCAGAGTAAAGGAAAAGTGCATGCTATACTTTTCCAATTGATTAAAATTGATTTATCTAGAGAGTTATGAAAACAGGGGTTAAAAGGCAGTATGTTTTAAAGTTGTAAAAAGTGTTTTATTAGGATTTAGGGAGTATGACAATATTAGAATCCTACTCTCCTGTCTAATTTTTGTGTTTTGGTTTTGCCACCTGTCTTTTTATTGCTCTAATTATGTATGGAACTTTATGGTCTAACTGAATTATTGGACCAAAAGTAGATCGCTTTAATAAAATAATATTTGTAGTCAAGATTGAATATTGCCGTAATAGGTTAAAATTGCTATGGGGTTAAATAAATTGATACCTAAACTTTTTGGGGTTCTGCTTCTTGGGATAGTAACCGTGGGGATCTATTGGGGGTATAGCATCAACTCAGATTCATCGGAGCAAACAGAGGATTATTATTTTCGCTATTCTAAAAAGGGCGAAATGGACGAGTATGAAAATGGAGATACCTATGGTTACACAATAGAGGTTTCATTTTCAGCCGATTATACACTCTATAAACAGATTTATAGTGAGAGTAATGGTGAGCGAAAGATCAAAGAGACAGAGATTAAGCAAGGGAGTCTTTCTAAAGATACATTTGATGAACTGTCTGATCTTCTTTCTCAAACACCAGTTTCTGCTTTTCCCAGTACACTACCGGATGTAGATCCAAGAGAGGTTATGATAAATACACCAGCCCCCCGAGTTGAAGTGTCTGTTCGATTGGAACGTGGAAAAGAGCCGGTAACTGTAAAGGCTAATATGGGAGCAGATCGAGAATATTATCCAGATCAATTTTTAAAGTTAACAGAAAAGCTTGGGAAAATATTGAGAAAGGTCCAAGAGACAAGTTAAAATCATCACTACGAGGAGGTAAATATGTCAAGATCAAAAAAAGCATTGGGGATTGCGTTTGCATTCCTATTCGTTTTCTTTTCGGGAAACCTATTTGCTCAAAACCAGCAACAGGTAAACCGATTACAAGAGATAGCACAAGAAAGTAAATTGAAATGGGAAGCAGAACACCAAGCTGCTGTCGAGAGAGCACAAAAGGCGGGGATGCCTATCCAGCAAGTGTTGCCAGATGGCAGAGTAATAGAGTTGCAAAGATTCGAAAATGGGCATCCTATATATTTTACCACCTATAATTTAGGAGCGGCCGAAACAAGTTCGATTGATGAAATTTGGTCAGGTGGATCTACGGGACTTTCGCTCGATGGTTCTACAGAAACCCTTGGTATTTGGGATGGCGGAGGAGTTTTGACATCCCACCAAGAGTTCGGAAGCCGGGTTACTCAACAAGATTCACCGGGAGGTATAAGTAATCATGCCACGCACGTGGGGGGAACAATGATTGCTGCCGGCGTTGATAATAATGCCAAAGGCATGTCATTTCAAGCTGATTTAGATGCTTATGATTGGGGTAATGACGAAAGCGAGATGGCCTCTGCAGCTGCTAATGGACTACGGGTTTCAAACCATTCCTATGGAACTATAACAGGGTGGATTTATGATTATAAAGGCAATGGAGATTGGTACTGGTTTGGCGCCCCTTCTGTGGATGCATCAGAAGATTACCGATTTGGTTTTTATAGTTCATCATCTGCTCAATGGGATGACATCGCATATAATGCACCGAATTACCTTATCGTAAAATCTGCAGGGAACGATCGGAATGATGGCCCTTCCAATCAACCTACACAACATTATGTTTGGGATCCCAATAGTGGATCCAATGGTGCTTGGGTTACATCAAATGTAACACGAGATCCCGATGGGGGGGCAGATGGATTTGACTCTATCTCATCTAAAAGTTTGGCCAAAAACGTGTTAACTGTTGGAGCTGTTAATGGCATTTCAGGTGGTTATTCCCAACCGAGTGATGTGCAAATGTCAACATTCAGTGGATGGGGGCCTACCGATGATGGGCGAATTAAACCGGATATTGTAGCTAAAGGAGTGAGCGTTTATTCTTCTGTTGGGTCGGGAAATGATCAGTATTCGTCTTATAGTGGTACCTCAATGTCTTCACCGGTAGTTAGCGGTACCGTTGGCTTATTACAAGAACACTATAGAAATCAATTTGGTAGTAAAGAACCTCTTTCTTCTACAATGAAAGCCTTGCTGATACATACCGCAGATGAGGCCGGAAATGATGGTCCAGACTATAAGTTTGGATGGGGATTATTAAATGCTGAAAAAGCTGCAAACCTTATAACAAAGGATAAGGCAAATGGCGGTGGTGTTAATATCAAAGAATTTTCTCTCGCAGATAGTAAAACGGTTGAGTATAAAGTAAAAAGCGATGGTCAAGATCCTTTGGTGGCTACACTCGCTTGGACTGATCCTTCAGGATCACCTGTGAGTGCTCAGCTTGATCCTACAACATCGATGTTAGTTAATGATCTTGATATTAAAATTACGGATGAAAACGGAAATACGTATGAACCATATGTGATGGATCCGTCTAGCCCGAATACTGCAGCTAATACGGGCAATAATGATCGCGATAATGTGGAGCAAGTAATGATAAAGACCCCTCAGGCCGGTCTTTATACGGTTACTATTTCGCATGAGGGTTCTATAACAGATGGCCCACAAGATGCTTCACTTATCTTGACAGGGCAAAAACAGTTCTTGGTCGACATTACGGGGCTTGATTTTAGACTAACAGGACTTCCCTTGCCAGCAACTCCTAATTTCGTTGCTAGTGTTAGTGTTACCGAACAAGGTTCTCCGCCCAATCCGGCGCTGGATCTTTCGGACTTTTCTGTGACGGAAGATGGATTAACAGTTGATAAAAAGAATTGTACCCTTACTCCACCTTCCCAAAGTGGGGCGCGATTGGCTGATGTTGTTTTTGTCGTAGATAATAGTGGTAGTATGGGTAGTGAGCAGCAAGAGGTAATTGACAATATTATTGCATTTGTTGATACCCTTAAAAATCGAGGTGTCGACTTTGCACTTGGGTTAACCCGTTACGGTC encodes:
- a CDS encoding DUF305 domain-containing protein encodes the protein MGQQKIEQLFSPIKFFITALLLMGTVACKSTDTTSKQPNKPNSEAELEDLYWQRIEDSRNSFTNADVKFMTGMIAHHAQALVMSRLAPQNGASPQIETLTLRIINAQKDEIKTMQQWLRDRNQPVPKIQIDSLDLTVTINGEPYTKYRKMKGVLTQKQIQELAEAKDDEFDRLFLTYMIEHHAGAVSMVENLFATDGAAQDEAAFRLASDIQVDQRTEINRMFEMLNNLPK